One genomic window of Cherax quadricarinatus isolate ZL_2023a chromosome 84, ASM3850222v1, whole genome shotgun sequence includes the following:
- the LOC138855176 gene encoding spidroin-2-like — MGNQGTSNQVPGNQGTGNQVPDNQVPGNQGTGNKVPGNQGTGNQVPGNQGPGNQGPGNQVPGNQGTSNQVPGNQGTGNQVPGNQGPGNQVPGNQVPGNQVPGNKGTSNQVPGNQGTGNQVPGNQGPGNQVPGNQGTGNKVPGNQGTGNQVPGNQGPGNQVLGNQSTDNQGPGNQGPGNQGPENQVSGNQSTGNQNQAMKDQETKDQETKDQATKNQATKNQVTKNQVTKDQVTKAHAIKDQVTKDQATKAQATKDQATKDQATKAQATKDQATKNHVTKDQV; from the exons ATGG GCAACCAAGGCACAAGCAACCAAGTACCAGGCAACCAAGGCACAGGCAACCAAGTACCAGACAACCAAGTACCAGGCAACCAAGGCACAGGCAACAAAGTACCAGGCAACCAAGGCACAGGCAACCAAGTGCCAGGCAACCAAGGTCCAGGCAACCAAGGCCCAGGCAACCAAGTACCAGGCAACCAAGGCACAAGCAACCAAGTACCAGGCAACCAAGGCACAGGCAACCAAGTACCAGGCAACCAAGGACCAGGCAACCAAGTACCAGGCAACCAAGTGCCAGGCAACCAAGTACCAGGCAACAAAGGTACAAGCAACCAAGTACCAGGCAACCAAGGCACAGGCAACCAAGTACCAGGCAACCAAGGACCAGGCAACCAAGTACCAGGCAACCAAGGCACAGGCAACAAAGTACCAGGCAACCAAGGCACAGGCAACCAAGTGCCAGGCAACCAAGGACCAGGCAACCAAGTACTAGGCAACCAAAGCACAGACAACCAAGGACCAGGCAACCAAGGACCAGGTAACCAAGGACCAGAAAACCAAGTGTCAGGCAACCAAAGCACAGGCAACCAGAACCAGGCAATGAAGGACCAGGAAACCAAGGACCAGGAAACCAAGGACCAGGCAACCAAGAACCAGGCAACCAAGAACCAGGTAACCAAGAACCAGGTAACCAAGGACCAGGTAACCAAGGCCCAtgcaatcaaggaccaggtaaccaAAGACCAGGCAACCAAGGCACAGGCAACCAAGGACCAGGCAACCAAGGACCAGGCAACCAAGGCACAGGCAACCAAGGACCAGGCAACCAAGAACCATGTAACCAAGGACCAGGTATGA